A single genomic interval of Trichosurus vulpecula isolate mTriVul1 chromosome 6, mTriVul1.pri, whole genome shotgun sequence harbors:
- the LOC118855299 gene encoding olfactory receptor 1S1-like, which translates to MYQGNQTTVSEFLLLGLSERLEQQQPLFVLFLGMYLMTVVGNLLIILAISLNSHLHTPMYIFLANLSLADISSISTSVPKMLMNIQTKSQSISFGECVTQMYFSIVFVVIDNFLLGVMAYDRFVAICYPLNYVTVMRPRFCTLLMVTSWVLSNLVALTHTLLLVQLTFCDANTIPHFFCDLAPLINLSCSDTLINQLVMFILGSSVIAVPFGLIFFSYVCIVFTVLKITSAEGKWKAFSTCGSHLSVVTLFYGTIVGVYFLPSSAQLANNEKIGAVLFTVVTPMVNPFIYSLRNKDIKGALKKLMNKKMFSL; encoded by the coding sequence ATGTACCAAGGAAACCAAACCACAGTCTCTGAATTCCTCCTCCTGGGACTTTCTGAACGGCTTGAGCAACAGCAGCCTCTCTTTGTCCTCTTCCTGGGCATGTACTTAATGACAGTGGTTGGGAATCTGCTCATCATCTTGGCCATCAGTCTGAATTCTCACCTTCACACCCCCATGTATATCTTCCTTGCCAACTTGTCCTTGGCTGATATTTCCTCTATCTCTACCTCAGTCCCCAAGATGCTGATGAACATCCAGACCAAGAGCCAATCCATCTCCTTTGGGGAGTGTGTCACACAGATGTATTTTTCTATTGTGTTTGTGGTCATCGATAACTTCCTCTTGGGGGTGATGGCCTATGACCGGTTTGTGGCTATCTGTTACCCTTTGAACTATGTCACAGTCATGAGACCCAGATTCTGTACTCTGCTGATGGTTACCTCCTGGGTTCTCAGCAATCTTGTTGCCCTGACTCATACCCTCCTGCTGGTCCAGCTGACCTTCTGTGATGCCAACACCATCCCTCACTTTTTCTGTGACCTGGCCCCTCTGATCAACCTTTCCTGCTCAGATACACTCATCAATCAGCTAGTCATGTTCATCCTGGGTTCATCCGTTATTGCAGTTCCTTTTGGTCTTATATTCTTTTCTTATGTCTGCATTGTCTTCACTGTCTTGAAAATTACATCTgctgaaggaaaatggaaagccTTCTCCACTTGTGGCTCCCACCTTTCAGTGGTGACACTCTTCTATGGGACAATTGTTGGAGTTTATTttttgccttcctctgcccaGTTGGCCAATAATGAGAAGATTGGAGCTGTGCTCTTTACTGTAGTGACCCCCATGGTCAACCCCTTTATTTACAGCTTAAGGAACAAAGACATAAAAGGAGCCCTAAAGAAACTAATGAACaagaaaatgttttctctttga